From the genome of Miscanthus floridulus cultivar M001 chromosome 10, ASM1932011v1, whole genome shotgun sequence, one region includes:
- the LOC136488685 gene encoding protein PXR1-like: MTKDQYNSDGEELAMEEDKKKKSVAFKAGTSSSKNKSKGKAKKEESSDEECSHDDSDDEALAFFVCKFGKMMKKKGYGARKRRDHFKNKEYVRLCYKCKSPNHVVADCPYNSDNEDNEKKNKKEKKEKKEKKMTFKKKGGSYVVTWDSDASTDDNSSDDNQASKKKALASIAINNKPSLFVTSSCFMVKDTKVNYKARGRHWVLDSGCTQHMTSDSRIFNSIDSNDDNGIDGITFGDNDKGKVKELDIEERHKIEQD; this comes from the exons ATGACCAAGGACCAATACAATAGTGATGGTGAAGAGCTTGCGATggaggaagacaagaagaagaagagtgtggcattcaaggcaggcacttcatcctccaagaacaagagcaagggcaaggctaagaaggaagaatcaagtgatgaagaatgctctcatgatgatagtgatgatgaagcacTAGCTTTCTTTGTGTgcaagtttggcaagatgatgaagaagaaaggctatggtgcaagGAAGAGAAGAGATCACTTCAAGAACAAGGAGTATGTGAGGTTGTGTTACAAGTGCAAGAGTCccaatcatgttgtagcggattgtccctacaatagtgacaatgaggataatgagaagaagaacaagaaagagaagaaggagaagaaagagaagaagatgaccttcaagaagaagggtggatcctatgttgtcacatgggatagtgatgcatCCACCGATGATAATTCAAGTGATGATAACCAGGCATCCAAGAAGAAGGCCCTAGCGAgcattgctatcaacaacaagccttcactatttgtcacttcatcatgcttcatggtcaAGGACACtaaggtcaattataaagccagaggaaggcattgggtgcttgatagtgggtgcacacaacacatgaccagtgattcaagaatattcaattcaatcgaCTCAAATGATGATAATGGGATTGATGgcataacatttggtgataatgacaaaggcaaggtcaaagagcttg atattgaagaaaggcacaagattgagcaagattga